The Acinonyx jubatus isolate Ajub_Pintada_27869175 chromosome D3, VMU_Ajub_asm_v1.0, whole genome shotgun sequence DNA segment cactgatttctgccagatGCCATTgcctgagcatgggagacgatcacccacaatcctgcagagagagagagagagagagaggaaccattgggtcagtgtgatcatgtgacattcagcatcacgtactactcgaattgcaagacatcactcatttatcaagttgaaATGTActggaaatgtttgctcatcttgcagaacactcgcagaacaagttcctcgcaatccaaggttttactgtatttttatctcAACAGCAGGGAAACAATTTACAGTGACCCATTGTTTAAAGTAAATGCtccaaggaaagggagagaggtcaggaaggcaggaaggagtaAGCTGGGATGAAGGTCAAGGCTGGCTTGGTCAGGCTGGACTCCGATTTGGTGCCTCTGACTCAGAGTGTTCACCTAATGACTTGAGATTTAGATTCATATTTTGTTTCCCTGCTTATGGGCTCTGTTGCTGGGTGCTTGCCACGCCCCCCAATTTCAAACCAGATATGGTCCATGGAAAATAGTGTGTCTTTTGGAGTCTTCCTGATTCAAAGTGAATTTTCTGTCTTCCCAGTAGCTCCTGTTTTAGGTCAGATCATCCTAAACCCACCCTTAAAATGTTGTGAAATCCATCCAGTtgatctgtgtctttttctctctctctgcgcctcccccaccacactctgtctctctctgtctctcaaaaataaataaacattaaaaaaaaatttaaaaaaagggggggcgcctgggtggctcagtcggttaagcatccgacttcggctcaggtcatgatctcacagtttgtgggtttgagccccacatccggctctgtgctgacagctcagaacctggagcctgcttcggattctgtgtctccctctctctctgcccctccctgctcatgctctgtctctctgtctctaaaaaataaataaatgtaaaaaacttttttttaaaaattaaaaaaaaaaggggagcacctgggtggctcagtcggttgtgtccgacacgtgaggtcatgatctcacggtccttgagttcaagccccgcatcgggctctgtgctgacagctcagagcctggagcctcttcagattctgtgtctttctctctgcccctcccctgctcacactctgtctctctctgtctctcaaaaataaataaacgttaaaaaaaaataaaaagaaatccgtCCAGTTGATTTCACACAACATGGtgacagaaatgtatttatttacaaagatttatttatctttattttttaaaatgtattctgatggagagagagagagagggagaggcagcgagagagggagagaatcccagtagtgctccatgctgtcagcgcaaagccctgcacggggcttgaactcacaaactgtgagatcgtgacctgagccgaaatccagagtcaaagGCTTCactgacggagccccccaggctcctACCAAGACTTATTTATAACAGAACACTGTTTATAGATTATATAGAGAGACCAAACTGAGAGAGAACTTGCAAGCAGTGAGGGGTTTGTGTAATGATGAATTCAGGCTCTGGGTTGAGATCGCAGGTTCCAACCCAGATTCCTTGATGACCGTCTGTGGGATCTGGAAGAGGCTTATGGTCGTCGCCCAGGCTCCCTGTCTCTAGGGTTGGTCAACTGTAGTGACCTCAGGTATTGTTGTGGGGATTAAGAGATTCCCATAAAACGTGAGAACCTGGCACTGAGACGCATTGGCCTTTGTGACACGAAGGGAGGGAGTCGTCAGGTCCCAAAGGGACTCTGAACCCCTGCAGTGGTCCTGTTGCTGAGGGTGGCATTCATCCTTCAGCCCTGCGATTGGCTGCTTTGTGAATAAACCAGGGTATTAGTTTCTTATTAATACTTTAACGCCTTACTCTAAATTTACTGCCTGAACAcagtaaaatttattattttacagctgTAGAGGTCACAAGTCCATAATAGGCCTacagaagggcgcctgggtgactcagtcggttaagtgtctgagtcctgacttcggctcaggtcatgatctcacgggttggtGAGATggggcccgcgttgggctctttgctgacagcgtggagcttgcttaggagtctctctcccctctgtgcccctcctggcTTGTGCTTTCACGCTctaaacagacagacagacagacgtaAGAAATTACATCAACATAGGTCCACAGAGCTTCATGTTTTCCTGGAGGCTCTAGGGCAGAATTGTTTCCTGGCCTCTTGCAGCTCCTACAGGCTGCCTGCATTCCATGCTCCGTGACCTTGCGTCCTTTCTGGCCTTTGCTTCTCTTGTGacatctccttctctgcctctcacctcctgccttcctcttgtAAGGGCCCTGTAGTTACACCGAGCCCCCCTGGATAATGCAGGAAATCTCCCCATCTCACGATCCTTGGTTCAGTCCATCACATCTGCAAGGTCCCTAATGCCATGGAAGATGACGAAGGGCTGGGAGATTCCATGTGGATGGCTGTGGGGGTGCGGATATTCTGCTGACCACACCCAGTGGCCTCTGACGGGCGCTCGTGACTAGATGACCTAACAGTGGGCTGGGCTGATGTGTCTCCGTGTTGTGCTTTTTTTGGTACAGACCTTTCCTGATGGATGATCTCTGTGAAGCCAATGGCAGTTTTGCCATCAACTTATTAAAAATGCTGGGTCAAGAGGACAGCTCGCGAAACGTGTTCTGCTCCCCTCTGAGCATCTCGTCTGCCCTGGCCATGGTCTTCATGGGGGCCAAAGGAAACActgccacccagatgtcccaggtATGCCTGCCTGTTGCAAAGGAAGAGCGGCGGGCTGCTTCTTTGCTTCCTGATGCTTTCTTCATACCTCACCGCAGCGGATGACCGCCAGTGTGGCTGGTCGGTGGCGAGGGGCACCGtggtgagggaaagagagcagaCATGGGCAGAAATGGGAATTATTTAAGACCCACCGTCTACCCTTAGCGTTTACATGAGAAATCAAGTCATTATGTCATTTGCACTGGATAGGGGCATCAATATGTTACAGCAAACTTTGATAAGTAGGATAAGCTATAATTCTGTCCCCCAAGAAGTCCGAGGATTTCaactttgttatattttaaattttttctaatgttttgtaTCAGATTGAATTGTAGCCGTGTGAATCAACTTTCTGTTACATGGGTTCTTTCTAAAAGTGTATGATTGTGCGTGCACAAGTGCAAGATGAAAGTAACACAAACATGGACGTCTACCTCCGGAATTACTTAGAGGGAATATAGAATCTGATTGGTCTGAACTGGGTTCTGTGGGATCTGAGCTGCAAACCAAGTAGTGGCAAACACTTGAGGGGAATAGTCTTTAACCTCTTTGTACCTTAAGTTTCTTCGACAACCTTGTGAGTGTCCCAGAACATTGCCAATGCACACCGCTTTCCCATTAATAGCAGGGTGCGCGGGCGCCCTCTGGAAGTGCTCACTGGAGGAGGGGGGCTTTGGACCCAGGCCCTTGGGAGACAGAGGAACGACTTGACTTGGAAATCACAGTCTGGTCTGGAGAACTTCTGTGAAGTTGCTGATGAAGTATtttctgttgatttctgctcattcTTGTATTCCCTGGGTTGTGCTGGATTCATTCCAGCTATCTATTTGTTCTGTTCTGATTCCCTCCTGAGTTATCATACCtgcctttcttatttattttttttattaaaaaaaatcttctttaatgtttgtttatttttgagagagagagacagagcgtgagcaggggaggtgcagagagagagggagacacagaatccgaagcaggctccaggctctgggctgtcagcatagaatccaacatggggctcgaattcacgaaccttgagatcatgaccggagccaaagtcggagggttaaccagctgagccccccaggcccccatcACACCCACGTTTCTAAGTGGAGAAGTCTACCAGGGCAGTGGTTCACACCTAGGGGTGATTTTGCCTTCCAGGGGATGTTCACCACTGTCTGGGCAGCTTGGTTGTCCTAAATGAGaggtgctactgacatctagtgggtagaggccagaaaTGCTGCAAAATACCTGACACAGAGCAGCAACCAAGTATCTGGCCCCAATAGTCAGTAGTGACCAGGTGAAAAAGGActgtgtgaggattaaatcaaaCTCCTTTCAAGATAGGATCCTTTGTGATTTTCAGTGCAGGCATTTATGTGGAGATTGCTCTTTGGGGGACCAAGATGGCGGCAGTGCTACAAGTTTGTGCCCTTGTTTTCTCTTACCAGGCTCTTTGTTTGAACGGAAGTGGAGATATTCACCAAGGTTTCCAGGCACTTCTCACGGAGGTGAACAAATCTGGCACTCAGTACGTGCTCAGAACTGCCAACAGACTGTTTGGAGAGAAGACGTGTGACTTCTTTCCAGTAAGTTGTACTTGCACATCgaagttaaagaaattgaaaataaaatagaaactacgAAAGAACAGAGATAAAGTATAATTCTCTTGTCTTGTAAATGTGCTCAGAATTGTACTTCTGTAattgtaattttgaattttatgtttgcCTCTGAACTATGtcctttttaaagttatttttgataGATTCCTTCCGGATGTCAAACTCAGTATGTCCGTCCTCCTGCATCCAGACCTGCTTCTCCCCATTGACTCCTCTCGTCAGTGACCACACTGTCTTGTGTGCCTACACACCTATCCCCAGTCTCACCCCTGGTTGTTAGGCTGTCCCCTGGTCTCTCAAGGCCTCTTACATTTGTCCCCTCTTCTGAATCGCCACCACCACTGCCTGGGTGCGGACTCTCACTGTATCTTCTGCaccattattttaattcttccctATGGAACTCTCCAAGTCCTGCCGGGTTCTTCCACATTCCTGACAGAGtagtctttctaaaatgaaaattggcTCATAAAACAGGTTTTTAAATCCGTGTGGTGCCTATTTTCTGAAGCATATAATTCCCAAGTTCCTTAGTCCAGTAAAAGCCTGCCATAATGCGGTAAGTGAGGTCCAAAAAATTATTCCACACACCATGCAGATTGACGCTACCTCAGATTAATGAAGTGATCTAGGCAAACCTGGCCATCTTACTGGCTGGCAGTTCTACAGATTCTTCTGTGAGACTCAGATACCTCCCTGCCCTGGCTGCTGTTGGGTGCTACCCCATGGAAGTTGCCTGCTCTGGACTTGAGTATCATTGGAGAGAATTCTGGGTCTTCTAGGACAAGCACCGATGATCCCAGGAATCCCCTAGTTGGTGTTCATTGTTGAATGTTGGCCTGATCTTTGCGTATTGTCGTTGGGGAATACTGGGGACACAGGGAGCCGCCTTCCCCTTTCCTCAGTTGcttggcttctctttctctctacgttttctttcttctgtagaAGCTAAAATATTTGAGAACAGGAGATGGGCGGAGGATGGGAGCCAATTGCAGGCACATTATATCTGAAACCAAGTTTTTGTGAGGTGAGTTATCTTTGGGTTTTCATGTACTGGGTACAGGCTCTTCCTGACCTTACCTTACATTTCAAGGCTCAGCCCTTGGCACTGTTGTCCCTAATCCCCACCTCCCTACCCCCACAGCCCCACGGTGATCTAGACCTGACATCTAGACCATTCCAGTCCGGGAGGACCCAAAGATTTCAGGATGATATGGTTCCACCATGGAGCCTCCCAGTCATTCACAAATTTCAGACATTGTGGTTGGTGCTGGTGATACGAAAACGAGCAAAAGAAAGTTAGAGTGCCTGGCAGACAGACAGATGATCAAACAGGAAGTCAGTGTGGAGCTGGAGTGTCCGACTGGGATTCTCATGGCTGTTCTGTGCATGCCTGCCGCCATCCATGTTCTCGAAGCGTTTGTAACCGTCTGTGTGTGGATGTGGTTTCTCCCAAGTGACTGTGAGCCGCCTCAGGTCCGATGTCTTGTCTTTCCCCTGATGTCCGTCAGCTGGCACAGGGTGAGGCACGGAGCCGGTGGTCCACACATTTTTGTCAGCTGCGTGAACGAGTCTTAAGATGCAGGACGGCCCGTGCAGGAATTTATGCTGGAAATATGCTAAGAGGAAAAAATGCGTTCACACTCGTGGGCACTTTGCTGAACAGGGTGAACGTGGTGTCCTGTGTTTGCAGGCCTTTAGGGAGTCCTGCGCGAAGTTCTACCAGGCACAACTGGAGGAGTTGTCCTTCGCAGAGGACACCGAAGAATGCAGGAGACACATAAACGACTGGGTGACAGAAAAGACCGAAGGTGAGAGATTTTCACCGCAGTGCACCTGGCATTTTGCAGGAAAGAGAGCGAGATTGGCGGGGTTGTGGCCTCCATCGTGTTGccccgcctctccctccccctggggGCCCTGCAACCAGTGACCTTCTTGTGTGTGTTTGCCAGATTTCCAGGCCAGCAATGCAATTCTGATAGTTTTCTTGGGTTTATGAGATCACGAAGTGGTGGTTGCTAAAAAATACGTGAACCTAGTGTAAGGATCTCAGACCTTCTCCCCGCTGGACTGTGCTGGAAAATTTCCGAAAATTGCTTCCTCCTTGGGGCCCCGTTAATCTTccttctggggagggggagacccTTGCCTTGCCCTGAGGGTAGAGTGACATTCAGTGTAGGTGGCAGCTGAGATAGGGCAACGTTTCACGTGATCTCCCTGTGGTAGTGAGCATAGCTCGTTTTTCTGcattcctcccctccctggctgATGTGGCTGTGGCTGAGTTTGCTTTCAGAGCGCGACCTTTTCTCACTTTACTGCAGACTCTGGAGGTGCAGTCCCCACGGAGCCCACAGAGCTCTGAGTACAGAGCTCAGTCTTTCTGGTGTGTGTCCAGTGCATGTGAGGCGGCAGCCATGATTACACTGAAAGCCAATGAAATAATGACCGTCGGAAGGGCAGAGCGTTTCACATTTTCCTACGTTGTATGTGCAGTGGTCTCTTGCTCTCCAGTTGATCCAGCAGTAATGGGTCACGAGGGGAAGCTGGAAGGTTCTCCATACACTACTCTCCCTACACCACTCACTTCCTCTTCGTCACATTGACCATCAATATGTTTCCCCCAAATACCAGAGCCAGAGGGGGCATTGGGGTTCACTTTGTCCCCGGTCTCATTGGATAACTCAGTTTGGGCCCCTGTATTGCACCCCTTAATTCCTTTACCCCATGCATGCCTTCAGGAAGACTGCTTTCACCCATTTTCAGGGGTCTGTATTCCTTCATCCTTTGGAAGCTTCTCCCCACCTAAATGAGATTTGAAGGTTGGcatagagcagtgattctcagaaTCAGCCCCTGGGTACCATCTGCCAAGGGCTGAAGATACTTGGGTTGTTACAGTTGGATTAATGCTATCTGGCttaacatcctacaatgcacaggacactccccaccacaaagaattatctggcttTACATGCTAGTAGCGGCATGGTTGAAAAATTATGGCGCCATGGCTGGGAAGCTTACCGTTAGACTCAGGGCTCTTGGGTTATTTTCTCAGCTCAGCCACTTGCCACCTATGGGTCTTTGGCACAAATGTCAGGCAAATGCTCTGGCCTGAATTTCTCTATCTAATAATGTGAGGGTAAAACGATAGTCGACCTGCCTGTTTCAAGATTGTTGTTTAAGGACGAGCAATACCCTGTGTATGTGCACAGCACTGCAGTGCATCGCCCTGTTCCTCAGGTGGCCAGGAAGACAGGATTCCAGCCTGACTGTCAACCAAGCCAGGCTTCGTATGTCAAGAGGATTGTGGGAAACAATGTttattcccctcccctctccccgaaATAGCAATCAAGTTCTCTTGTATTCTTTGCAGGTAAGATTTCAGAGATACTGGGTCCTGGGACAGTTGACCCACTGACGAAGCTGGTTCTCGTGAATGCCATCTATTTCAAAGGAAAGTGGAATGAGCAATTTGACAGAAAGCACACAAGGGGAATGCCCTTTAAAACCAACCAGGTagggaaatatattttcaggTGTACTACGACTTAAAATAATACGCTGGGAAAGATTGTgattgaatggaaaaaaataatgtatttcataCTATATTTCTGAATGAATTTCATGCCCCCTTGTATCTTTTAttggacagggaaagagaaaagctgaaatcatttttatattgacAGTTTTGTgtttgcctcctttgtcagaCTGATTCTTCTGTCTTGGGTCATATTAATTTGGATTGAAAGAAAATTTCTTCTGACCCTTGGAGTTATGTTTGTATTGGACCGTCACCGTCTCTATTTACATAGACACCTTCTTGCAATATCAGTGAGAACTATGCCTGTGTGTTGCCTTATAATCAGAGCCATACAATTctgaacacaagaaaaaaaaaatgttagcagaTGTTCAGGCtgattttgtctttattattttttggaccttcttaaaaagaaaaattgtatatGTTTACGGTGTGTGAGATGATTTTGATACATGCATTATAGTGAAAAAAGTGCCACAGTCAAGCTAAGTAACATACACTTTCCTCACATGGTTACCGTATTATTTTTGTGATGAGAGCAcctgaaatctactctcttagcaaatttccagCATTCcctacagtattattaactgcagCCATCATGCTGCATATCAGATCTTCAGAC contains these protein-coding regions:
- the LOC106985003 gene encoding serpin B8 isoform X3, with product MDDLCEANGSFAINLLKMLGQEDSSRNVFCSPLSISSALAMVFMGAKGNTATQMSQALCLNGSGDIHQGFQALLTEVNKSGTQYVLRTANRLFGEKTCDFFPAFRESCAKFYQAQLEELSFAEDTEECRRHINDWVTEKTEGKISEILGPGTVDPLTKLVLVNAIYFKGKWNEQFDRKHTRGMPFKTNQEKKTVQMMFKQAKFRMGYVDEVPMQVLELPYAGKEMCLVVLLPDDNTDLAVDFMIVMILVPTSFCHALYSMILLVINMISGKITTR
- the LOC106985003 gene encoding serpin B8 isoform X1, yielding MDDLCEANGSFAINLLKMLGQEDSSRNVFCSPLSISSALAMVFMGAKGNTATQMSQALCLNGSGDIHQGFQALLTEVNKSGTQYVLRTANRLFGEKTCDFFPAFRESCAKFYQAQLEELSFAEDTEECRRHINDWVTEKTEGKISEILGPGTVDPLTKLVLVNAIYFKGKWNEQFDRKHTRGMPFKTNQEKKTVQMMFKQAKFRMGYVDEVPMQVLELPYAGKEMCLVVLLPDDNTDLAVVEETLTYEKFRAWTNPEKMTEEKVQVFLPRLKLAESYDLESFLRGLGMTDAFEEAKADFSGMSAKKNVPVSKVAHKCFVEVNEEGTEAAAATAVVRNARCCRIEPRFCADHPFLFFIMHHGTNSILFCGRFSSP